A genome region from Lytechinus pictus isolate F3 Inbred chromosome 14, Lp3.0, whole genome shotgun sequence includes the following:
- the LOC135156619 gene encoding uncharacterized protein LOC135156619 has product MDSSSVKIRAVASIIVAIIIAIGVIISAVILSRGDYGGMANQRITVGGIEKAMESSMEKNIVMTEGSREVSKQMMRYNYDSNTILVETANISGSSRANVAIDYDRERRKREWFIYVSRHHYIHTPN; this is encoded by the exons ATGGATTCTTCATCG GTCAAGATTCGTGCTGTAGCTTCGATTATCGTTGCTATCATTATCGCCATTGGTGTGATCATCTCAGCGGTCATCCTTTCTCGTGGTGATTATGGGGGTATGGCGAATCAACGCATAACAGTTGGAGGGATAGAGAAAGCAATGGAAAGCAGCATG GAAAAGAACATAGTGATGACGGAAGGAAGCAGGGAGGTTAGCAAACAGATGATGCGATACAACTACGACTCTAATACGATTCTTGTAGAAACGGCTAATATCAGTGGCTCCAGTCGGGCTAACGTCGCCATTGACTATGACAGGGAAAGGAGGAAGAGGGAATGGTTTATATATGTTTCTAGACACCACTACATCCACACACCCAATTAA